The following are from one region of the Alkalimarinus sediminis genome:
- the selD gene encoding selenide, water dikinase SelD, producing the protein MITTSPISRDVVFIGGGHAHAVALKMLAMKTLPGVRLTLISSQVQTPYSGMLPGLIAGHYRYDETHIDLGRLCRACGVRFIEDTVTGLNAETQTIHCKNHPPFGYDILSIDIGSTPDQSSVEGAKEYTQGVKPVPQFLHYWRDLQQRLFSESNTSTAHTHNLPPIRIGTVGGGASAVEVLLAMQHHLSSQAKQPSTPQPNIEYHIISGAEQILPSHNQNVRNQYTALLKTRGIVVHDKFRVCKIDLSEHSQGSDKKQLHAEDGREVELDEIIWTTAAKPATWPAKAGLSCSSQGFITVNDSLQTLSHENIFASGDIADMVNHPRPKAGVFAVRQGVPLANNILLAIQNKPLKPFKPQTKFLSLVSTGDQYAVASRGQWAFSGSWVWRWKDYIDQKFMKQLNEFKMPQGNSNRSEVHDISEELASAPMRCGGCGAKVGQPILQRVINQLTTPLNNDIQLGLDAPDDAAVISVPNGKHLVQSVDAFRSMIDDDYLFGQIAANHALGDIFAMGATPHSAQAIVTLPFAKESKVEQQLLHVMEGATKIFNQCGMALVGGHTAEGAELSLGFVVNGLADPNTLLRKSGLNVGDKIILTKPLGTGALFAADMRGEAQGEWIKQAIRSMTLLNQTAAECLSKHGAKACTDVTGFGLVGHLVEMLRASNASANVTLNDLPLLGGVSECFRAGIVSTLQPQNEKIRHVISNLDQVADLPDTAILFDPQTAGGLIAGIPAENAEQCIDALASSGYIYATIIGEVTPPCSGTKLVTIT; encoded by the coding sequence ATGATAACCACCTCTCCTATCTCTCGTGATGTCGTTTTCATAGGCGGTGGCCATGCACATGCAGTAGCACTTAAGATGCTGGCGATGAAAACTCTGCCTGGTGTTCGGTTAACACTTATCTCAAGCCAGGTACAAACGCCCTACTCTGGCATGTTGCCAGGGTTAATTGCAGGGCACTACCGTTATGACGAAACCCATATCGATCTGGGCAGATTGTGCAGAGCTTGTGGCGTTCGGTTTATAGAAGATACAGTCACCGGACTAAATGCAGAGACGCAAACCATTCACTGCAAAAACCACCCACCCTTTGGCTACGATATACTCTCAATTGATATCGGCTCAACACCCGATCAATCATCCGTAGAGGGGGCAAAAGAGTACACTCAAGGGGTTAAACCCGTGCCACAATTTTTGCACTACTGGCGCGACTTACAACAACGACTATTTTCTGAAAGCAATACATCCACCGCTCACACTCACAACCTACCCCCTATACGGATAGGCACTGTTGGTGGAGGCGCCAGTGCAGTAGAGGTGCTACTAGCAATGCAGCACCACCTTTCGAGCCAAGCTAAACAACCTTCAACACCACAGCCTAACATCGAATATCACATCATATCGGGTGCAGAACAGATACTCCCGAGTCACAACCAAAACGTTCGCAATCAATATACCGCGCTCCTCAAAACACGAGGCATTGTGGTCCACGACAAATTCAGGGTGTGTAAAATTGACCTGTCTGAACACTCTCAAGGGAGCGACAAAAAACAGCTCCATGCAGAAGACGGTCGAGAGGTTGAGCTAGACGAGATTATCTGGACGACAGCAGCAAAACCCGCGACCTGGCCTGCAAAAGCGGGGCTGTCTTGTAGCAGCCAAGGGTTTATTACCGTAAACGATTCACTGCAAACGCTATCTCACGAAAATATTTTTGCCAGCGGTGATATTGCCGACATGGTCAACCATCCTCGTCCCAAAGCGGGCGTTTTTGCCGTTAGGCAAGGAGTACCCCTAGCTAACAATATTTTGCTAGCGATACAAAACAAGCCACTAAAGCCTTTCAAACCTCAAACGAAGTTTCTAAGCCTTGTTAGTACCGGTGATCAATATGCCGTCGCATCCAGGGGGCAGTGGGCATTTTCTGGCTCATGGGTCTGGCGCTGGAAAGATTACATTGATCAAAAGTTCATGAAACAGCTGAACGAATTTAAAATGCCACAAGGTAACTCAAACCGTTCAGAGGTTCATGATATATCAGAAGAGTTAGCATCAGCGCCTATGAGATGCGGCGGTTGTGGCGCTAAAGTAGGACAACCCATTTTACAACGCGTCATCAACCAACTCACCACGCCCCTCAATAACGATATTCAACTTGGGCTTGACGCCCCAGACGATGCAGCCGTCATCAGTGTGCCCAATGGAAAGCACTTGGTACAATCTGTTGATGCCTTTAGAAGCATGATCGACGACGACTACCTGTTTGGCCAAATAGCCGCCAACCACGCCCTGGGCGATATCTTTGCCATGGGGGCAACCCCTCACTCAGCTCAAGCCATCGTGACGCTACCCTTTGCCAAAGAGTCAAAAGTAGAACAGCAACTATTGCATGTAATGGAAGGCGCAACCAAAATCTTTAATCAATGTGGTATGGCACTAGTCGGAGGTCACACAGCAGAAGGAGCAGAGTTATCCTTGGGTTTTGTTGTTAATGGTTTGGCAGACCCAAATACACTTTTGAGAAAATCAGGCCTAAATGTTGGCGATAAGATCATCTTAACCAAACCACTAGGGACGGGAGCACTATTCGCAGCGGACATGCGCGGAGAAGCTCAGGGCGAGTGGATAAAACAAGCTATCCGGTCGATGACACTGCTAAATCAAACTGCAGCTGAGTGCCTGAGTAAACATGGAGCCAAAGCCTGCACCGACGTTACAGGTTTTGGATTAGTCGGGCATTTAGTTGAAATGCTGAGAGCCTCAAACGCAAGTGCTAATGTTACGCTAAATGACCTCCCTTTGCTGGGTGGCGTATCTGAGTGTTTTAGAGCGGGCATCGTGAGCACGCTGCAACCACAAAACGAAAAAATACGTCATGTCATCAGTAACCTAGACCAGGTTGCCGACCTACCTGACACAGCCATACTATTCGACCCTCAAACAGCAGGGGGGCTGATCGCCGGTATCCCCGCCGAAAATGCCGAACAGTGCATTGATGCGTTAGCATCTAGCGGATACATCTACGCCACAATTATTGGCGAAGTAACGCCTCCTTGTTCAGGTACAAAACTAGTAACAATCACTTAA
- a CDS encoding histidine triad nucleotide-binding protein, which translates to MTDTIFTKIINREIPADIVYEDELCLAFKDVNPQAPVHLLIIPKQPIATINDIEAPDRELVGHLFLTAGKIAKDMGFDEEGYRVVMNCNEAAGQTVFHIHLHLLAGKPLGWPPYTENLKV; encoded by the coding sequence GTGACCGATACTATCTTTACTAAAATTATAAACCGAGAGATACCCGCTGACATTGTTTATGAAGATGAGCTTTGTCTAGCATTTAAAGATGTTAACCCCCAAGCACCGGTTCATCTATTAATTATACCTAAGCAGCCTATCGCTACGATCAACGATATAGAGGCACCAGACCGAGAATTAGTGGGCCACCTGTTTTTAACCGCAGGCAAGATTGCTAAAGATATGGGGTTTGACGAAGAGGGTTATCGGGTTGTGATGAACTGCAACGAAGCCGCTGGGCAGACCGTTTTTCATATCCACCTTCACCTACTGGCAGGCAAACCACTCGGGTGGCCACCATATACCGAAAACTTAAAAGTATAA
- a CDS encoding aminoacyl-tRNA deacylase, with protein MPVEQLKRYLDSENVHYISVNHSPAYTAQEIAKRAHIKGNQLAKTVIVTIDGSMAMIVLPASCRIRWDRFIKSMGTDFIALADEEEFQDHFPNCEVGAMPPFGSLFGMSVYIYDELAKNEEIAFSAGSHSEIIKMKFKDYQALVDPIMLSEGFANPDAPKPSWLCKKKAS; from the coding sequence ATGCCTGTAGAACAGTTAAAGCGTTACCTCGATAGTGAGAATGTACACTATATTTCCGTTAATCATTCACCTGCCTATACTGCTCAAGAGATTGCAAAACGAGCGCACATCAAAGGGAATCAACTGGCTAAAACCGTCATAGTGACTATTGATGGCTCGATGGCTATGATCGTACTGCCTGCCTCATGTCGCATTCGGTGGGATCGATTTATTAAATCCATGGGGACGGATTTTATTGCTCTCGCAGATGAAGAGGAGTTTCAAGATCACTTTCCAAATTGTGAGGTGGGGGCCATGCCTCCGTTTGGCAGTTTATTTGGGATGAGTGTTTATATTTATGACGAACTCGCTAAAAACGAAGAGATTGCATTTAGCGCGGGATCTCATAGTGAAATTATCAAAATGAAGTTTAAAGATTATCAGGCGTTGGTTGACCCCATTATGTTATCCGAAGGGTTTGCCAACCCAGATGCACCAAAGCCGAGCTGGCTGTGTAAGAAAAAAGCCAGCTAA
- a CDS encoding FAD-dependent monooxygenase has protein sequence MTQNAYDIAIVGAGMVGAAIACGLAPTGLRIAILDRTPPPPFDANQAPDIRVSALSYASEQILRNLGAWQFISAMRTCPYQRMGVTEKLDTPLTFAGAPLNQTLFDSTDIGYPYLGHIVENNITQLGLHQAMAQHHNIDILCPSNIQSIDFDTSLPTVFYSQSSESDKIIELNAKLIIGADGALSKVRDWASIGMNSSQYEQQALVATVEYQGSQQDITWQAFTSSGPLAFLPLMDVNEKHYGSLVWYDHPDKIRQLMAQDSQTFMAEVAKNFPSQLPPLIQLLNKGSFTLVKRHAQDYIGHRVALAGDAAHTINPLAGQGVNLGFQDAATLIEVITEAHMQGKDIGLASHLQAYERLRKIENKKMMEIMDLFYHMFSNDHAPLKVLRNIGLGLADKLPFGKKKVIKYAMGLEGNLPKLARPA, from the coding sequence ATGACTCAAAACGCTTATGATATCGCTATAGTGGGTGCAGGCATGGTCGGTGCCGCTATTGCATGCGGACTAGCGCCTACGGGCTTACGCATAGCCATACTCGACCGCACCCCACCACCGCCTTTTGATGCGAACCAAGCCCCCGATATTAGAGTGTCGGCATTGAGTTATGCAAGCGAGCAGATATTAAGAAACCTGGGTGCCTGGCAGTTTATTAGTGCGATGAGAACTTGCCCTTACCAACGTATGGGGGTGACTGAAAAGCTCGATACGCCGTTAACCTTTGCTGGAGCGCCACTCAATCAGACACTATTTGATAGCACCGACATTGGGTATCCATACCTAGGGCATATCGTCGAAAACAATATCACCCAACTTGGCCTTCACCAAGCGATGGCTCAGCACCATAATATCGATATTCTCTGCCCTAGTAATATTCAATCTATTGATTTCGATACGTCACTGCCGACGGTTTTCTACAGCCAAAGCAGCGAGTCAGATAAGATAATTGAACTAAACGCCAAGCTCATTATTGGCGCTGATGGTGCTTTATCTAAGGTGCGCGACTGGGCATCTATTGGTATGAACAGCAGTCAATACGAGCAGCAAGCTTTGGTTGCTACGGTTGAATATCAGGGTTCACAGCAAGATATTACCTGGCAAGCCTTTACCAGTTCTGGGCCTCTCGCATTTCTGCCATTAATGGACGTAAACGAGAAACATTACGGCTCTTTGGTTTGGTATGATCATCCCGACAAGATTCGACAACTGATGGCTCAAGATAGTCAAACTTTTATGGCTGAGGTGGCTAAGAACTTCCCGTCACAACTCCCCCCTCTTATTCAACTGTTAAATAAAGGCAGCTTTACACTAGTTAAGCGCCATGCCCAAGACTATATTGGTCACCGCGTAGCACTAGCGGGAGATGCCGCTCATACAATCAACCCACTAGCAGGCCAAGGGGTGAATTTAGGTTTTCAAGATGCCGCTACATTAATTGAAGTCATTACAGAAGCCCATATGCAAGGCAAAGACATCGGTTTAGCATCACATTTACAAGCGTATGAACGTCTGAGAAAAATTGAAAACAAGAAAATGATGGAAATAATGGACCTGTTTTACCACATGTTCAGTAACGACCACGCACCTTTAAAAGTGCTCAGAAATATAGGTCTTGGACTGGCAGATAAACTTCCGTTTGGTAAGAAAAAGGTCATCAAATATGCAATGGGGCTTGAGGGGAATTTACCTAAGCTGGCTAGGCCGGCTTAG
- a CDS encoding DUF2059 domain-containing protein, producing the protein MVHPIKIVIFLLFVAHSFSLQAQSNDELADKVVNRSGLLEMISQFPALLKEGVQQGAEQSGGNNQKLVMQISQIIDQAFGINESIEMVRKDLSKNLTEEELTRVLEWLDSPLGKKITALEISAMTSDAYQDMQTQLMALQEKYRGSPREKLFERFDKSTNATEASLETAIAVQLTLASAMSASSNSPHMPSYEYLKKSIEDNRFMMRGVIGQQVFANYLYTYQNLTDEELKSYVDFTSSPAGKNYSLVVNESIKNVLLKPSEVIGSKIMGSVTSG; encoded by the coding sequence ATGGTGCATCCAATAAAAATAGTTATCTTTCTGCTTTTTGTTGCTCACTCTTTTTCTCTTCAGGCACAGAGCAATGATGAGCTGGCCGATAAAGTGGTTAACCGGTCGGGGTTATTAGAAATGATTAGTCAATTCCCCGCATTGTTAAAAGAGGGGGTTCAACAGGGCGCAGAGCAATCTGGTGGTAACAATCAGAAGCTAGTCATGCAAATTAGCCAGATTATCGATCAGGCGTTCGGCATTAATGAGTCTATTGAAATGGTCCGCAAAGACTTAAGCAAGAACCTAACGGAGGAGGAATTGACCCGTGTTCTTGAGTGGTTGGACTCACCTTTAGGTAAAAAGATAACAGCATTGGAAATATCTGCGATGACGTCTGATGCATATCAAGACATGCAGACACAACTGATGGCGCTTCAAGAAAAGTATCGAGGAAGCCCACGCGAAAAGTTGTTTGAAAGGTTTGATAAGTCTACTAATGCAACCGAAGCGTCGCTAGAAACCGCAATAGCGGTTCAATTAACACTGGCGAGCGCTATGTCTGCCTCTTCTAATAGCCCTCATATGCCCTCTTACGAATACCTTAAAAAGAGTATCGAGGATAACCGGTTTATGATGAGAGGCGTAATAGGTCAGCAGGTGTTTGCTAATTACCTTTATACCTATCAAAATCTTACTGATGAAGAGCTTAAATCATATGTCGATTTTACATCCTCACCTGCCGGAAAAAACTATAGCCTGGTGGTGAATGAATCAATTAAAAATGTGCTATTAAAACCCTCAGAAGTAATCGGTTCTAAGATCATGGGAAGTGTAACTTCAGGGTAG
- a CDS encoding mechanosensitive ion channel family protein, with amino-acid sequence MDDLFGSSEQAQEIVQTLWTLCLTYAPKLLLALVTLIVGLWLINKVVNLTLSKMEKNVDPTLHKFIGSLVSVGLKGLLLISVASMVGIATTSFIAVLGAAGLAIGLALQGSLSNFAGGVLILIFKPFKVGDLIEGGGHLGVVKEIQIFNTILTTADNRRVIIPNGVLSNNSLINVNVEPTRRVDFVFGIGYGDDIKKTKEILQRIADNDSRVLKDPAPTIVLSELADSSVNFTVRLWVNTADYWGVYFDTHEAVKTTFDAEGISIPFPQQDVHMHQVA; translated from the coding sequence ATGGATGACCTATTCGGAAGTTCAGAGCAGGCACAAGAAATAGTCCAAACGTTATGGACACTATGCCTAACTTACGCACCTAAACTACTACTTGCGCTTGTTACCCTTATTGTTGGTCTTTGGCTAATCAATAAAGTCGTTAATTTAACCTTAAGCAAAATGGAAAAAAACGTTGACCCAACGTTACATAAATTTATTGGTAGTTTGGTATCCGTTGGTTTAAAAGGCCTTCTTCTTATCTCAGTTGCCTCAATGGTTGGCATCGCCACGACTTCATTTATTGCAGTGCTGGGTGCTGCCGGTTTGGCGATTGGTCTTGCATTGCAAGGCAGCTTATCGAACTTTGCAGGCGGTGTACTAATACTAATATTCAAACCCTTTAAAGTTGGTGACCTTATTGAAGGTGGCGGCCACCTTGGCGTGGTAAAAGAGATACAAATCTTTAACACCATCTTAACCACGGCTGATAACCGTCGCGTTATCATCCCTAATGGTGTTCTTTCAAACAACAGCCTCATTAATGTAAACGTAGAACCAACACGCCGTGTTGATTTCGTATTCGGTATTGGTTACGGAGATGACATCAAAAAAACCAAAGAAATTCTGCAGCGTATTGCAGACAACGACAGCCGCGTACTGAAAGACCCAGCACCGACTATAGTATTGTCTGAACTTGCAGATAGCTCGGTTAACTTTACCGTTCGCTTGTGGGTTAACACTGCCGATTATTGGGGGGTTTACTTCGATACTCACGAAGCCGTTAAAACTACATTCGATGCCGAAGGCATCTCTATCCCATTCCCTCAGCAAGATGTACATATGCATCAGGTGGCGTAA